The sequence AACCGGCACTAAACTGCTCTAACCAGGTCTCATCCACATCCGGCAAGGTTAATGCCAGTGTCATCCATGCAGGTTCGGCCCCCATGGAAGCGAGGTCGGATAGGTTAACGGCTAAGGATTTATAGCCCAAGGCCTGAGGCGGAATATCGGGATAAAAATGGACATTTTCGACTAAGGTGTCACAGGAGATGGCGATGGATTTATTCGGGGCGACTTGTACCAGAGCACAATCGTCACCTATACCTAACTCGACATCGCGGCGTGTTTGAGCACGGCGATTAAAGAAGTGTTCGATTAATTGAAATTCTTTCAAGGATTAGTCTGCCCGTATCTGAGTAAGATAAGTACATCTGTTTTTATGATAAGCACTAGCTTCGCGAGGCAAAAAAAATGGCATCCTAAGATGCCGTTTTTTCGTATTACTTACGACCCACTATCTTGTCGAGAATACCGTTGACAAACTTATGGCCATCTTCTGCACCAAAAGTCTTTGCCAGCTCGATAGCTTCGTTAATCGCAACCTTATAGGGTACATCCTTGCGGAATGTAAGCTCATAGGTCGCCATTCTCAGTACCGCTTTTTCGATAGGCGAAACTTCGTCAAATGGACGCTCAACATGAGGAATAATTAGTTCATCTATTTGAGCGAGTTTCGTTGCCGTTCCCGTGAGTAACTCACGGAAGTATGCGACATCGATACCATCGATTTTTTGCTCTGTAAGAAACTCATGCTCCACATCGGCAATATTATTTCCGCTTAACTGCCAAGAATAAATGGCTTGTACGGCTAAACGGCGGGCCTTGCGGCGCTCAGAAGGTTTCATCTTTATTCCTAATCTTGCAACTGCTGTTCTAGTTCTTGCAGCACGTTAATCATTT is a genomic window of Shewanella psychrophila containing:
- the nusB gene encoding transcription antitermination factor NusB yields the protein MKPSERRKARRLAVQAIYSWQLSGNNIADVEHEFLTEQKIDGIDVAYFRELLTGTATKLAQIDELIIPHVERPFDEVSPIEKAVLRMATYELTFRKDVPYKVAINEAIELAKTFGAEDGHKFVNGILDKIVGRK